One genomic window of Pelecanus crispus isolate bPelCri1 chromosome 18, bPelCri1.pri, whole genome shotgun sequence includes the following:
- the SOST gene encoding sclerostin yields the protein MQISWAVCSVCVLIQIAFWSVEGWQMFKNDATEIIPEITENTETPMEQTFSNNNTMNQAKHGGRHIQQAPDPNDASDFSCREMRTTRYVTEGPCRSVKPVKELVCSGQCVPSHLLPNSIGRGKWWRQNALDYRCIPAHTRTQRIQMACPEEETRTYKFRAVTSCKCKRYTRYHNQSELKDFGKETVRPQKNKKPRLSRARSSKSNQHELENAY from the exons ATGCAGATCTCTTGGGCTGTGTGCTCTGTCTGTGTCTTAATACAAATTGCATTTTGGTCTGTGGAAGGGTGGCAGATGTTTAAAAATGATGCTACAGAAATCATTCCCGAGAtcactgaaaatacagaaacaccGATGGAGCAGACTTTCAGCAACAACAATACAATGAACCAGGCAAAGCATGGAGGAAGACACATACAACAAGCTCCAGACCCTAACg ATGCTTCCGacttcagctgcagagaaatgcGAACCACCCGCTATGTCACAGAGGGGCCTTGCCGCAGCGTCAAGCCTGTCAAGGAACTGGTCTGCTCTGGTCAGTGTGTCCCCTCACACCTCCTTCCCAACTCTATTGGTAGAGGGAAGTGGTGGCGTCAGAATGCCCTGGATTATCGCTGCATTCCTGCTCACACTCGCACGCAGCGCATCCAGATGGCTTGTCCCGAGGAAGAGACTCGGACTTACAAATTCCGAGCTGTCACGTCCTGCAAATGCAAGCGCTACACTCGCTACCACAACCAGTCCGAGCTGAAGGACTTTGGAAAGGAAACTGTCAGGCCTCAGAAGAACAAGAAGCCCCGTCTCTCCAGAGCCAGGAGCAGCAAATCTAACCAGCATGAGTTAGAAAATGCTTATTAG
- the DUSP3 gene encoding dual specificity protein phosphatase 3: MSDYQISVEELNDLLANGSGCYSLPSAHSNEVVPRIHVGNAFIAKNIMRLQRLGITHVLNAAEGKSFMHVNTNAEFYEGTGITYHGIKANDTQEFNLSRYFEEAADFIEKALSQKDGQVFVHCREGYSRSPTLVIAYLMLRQNMDVKSALSTVRQKREIGPNDGFLRQLCQLNEQLVKEGKLKP; the protein is encoded by the exons ATGTCCGATTACCAGATCTCGGTGGAGGAGCTGAACGACCTCCTGGCTAACGGGAGCGGCTGCTACAGCCTCCCCAGCGCGCACAGCAACGAGGTGGTGCCGCGCATCCACGTGGGGAACGC GTTCATAGCCAAGAACATTATGAGGCTGCAGCGTCTGGGGATAACCCATGTTCTGAATGCAGCAGAGGGGAAGTCATTCATGCATGTGAACACTAATGCAGAGTTCTATGAAGGCACAGGCATCACATACCATGGCATTAAAGCTAACGATACACAAGAATTTAACCTCAGTCGCTATTTTGAGGAGGCAGCTGATTTTATTGAGAAAGCACTTTCCCAGAAGGATG GACAAGTGTTTGTGCATTGCCGTGAGGGCTACAGCCGTTCTCCTACACTGGTCATCGCCTACCTCATGCTTCGCCAGAATATGGATGTCAAGTCTGCATTGAGCACTGTCCGGCAGAAGCGAGAGATTGGCCCCAATGATGGCTTTCTAAGGCAGCTTTGCCAGCTCAATGAGCAGTTAGTGAAGGAAGGCAAACTGAAGCCCTAG
- the LOC104030653 gene encoding ras-related protein Rab-18-B-like has protein sequence MDAAGLTLKLLLVGDSAVGKSSLLLRFTDGAFEPCLKPTIGVDFKVKRMVVDGHAVQLAIWDTAGQERFRTLTPSYYRGAQGVILVYDVTRKDTFTGLESWLNELEMYTTKSNTVKMLVGNKTDKPDREVERKEGLQFARKRSLLFIETSAKTQDGVQHAFEELVIKILQTPGLWDKSTEKRGVQLMESSAQQDKSLCGAYCPLS, from the exons atGGACGCCGCAGGCCTCAccctgaagctgctgctggtcGGGGACAGCGCCGTGGGGAAGTCCAG cctcctgcTGAGGTTCACTGACGGCGCCTTTGAGCCCTGCCTGAAGCCCACCATCG GTGTTGATTTTAAAGTGAAGAGAATGGTGGTGGACGGCCATGCGGTGCAGCTCGCAATATGG gACACAGCAGGACAGGAGCGCTTTAGAACACTGACTCCCAGTTATTACCGAGGAGCTCAAGGGGTTATTTTAG TGTATGATGTTACAAGAAAAGACACTTTCACAGGACTAGAGAGCTGGCTGAATGAGCTGGAAATGTATACCACCAAAAGCAACACCGTGAAGATGTTAGTTGGCAATAAAACTGATAAG CCTGATCGTGAAgtagagagaaaagaaggacTCCAGTTTGCTAGGAAACGCTCACTGCTTTTTATAG AGACCAGTGCCAAGACACAGGATGGAGTGCAGCACGCCTTTGAGGAACTAGTCATAAAGATCCTGCAGACACCAGGTCTTTGGGATAAAAGCACAGAGAAGCGGGGAGTCCAGCTAATGGAATCTTCAGCACAGCAGGATAAAAGCTTATGTGGTGCATACTGTCCACTTTCTTAA